Proteins found in one Scomber scombrus chromosome 15, fScoSco1.1, whole genome shotgun sequence genomic segment:
- the LOC133995429 gene encoding adenosine receptor A2b-like gives MVKNDQLVYIGLEMVIACLAVAGNILVCWAVCLNSNLQSITNFFVVSLAVADIAVGLLAIPFAITISIGFCANFHGCLFIACFVLVLTQSSIFSLLAIAVDRYIAIKNPLRYNSLVTGQRAKGIIALCWLLSVSIGLTPMLGWNKGLNSTTTNSSNKRSCPEGMIECLFERVVGLDYMIYFNFFGCVLVPLMVMLVIYAHIFMAARRQLRLMRLKVAHTPAPQDINSRSSTSRTTLQKEVQAAKPLAIIVGLFALCWLPVHLLNCFNYLCQNCERPHIWVMNIAIILSHANSVVNPFIYAYRIREFRQTFRRILYQHMLGQRDGHGFRVGNNVGRDVACGSITRSSSRTSKEGSSCITVVNSYALDPSLDRTPPKATCKASSHWASTLDAAPSSYIPNGNQIKGSTVSATQQEPCITGFSVGDGVESITYLGGTTDVFEVRESGSCISFVNVQALSPKPTGLTHCTELPEVS, from the exons ATGGTGAAGAATGACCAGCTGGTCTACATTGGCCTGGAGATGGTGATTGCCTGCTTGGCTGTGGCTGGGAACATCCTGGTGTGCTGGGCTGTCTGCCTCAACTCCAACCTGCAGAGCATCACCAACTTCTTTGTTGTGTCGCTGGCAGTGGCTGACATTGCTGTGGGGTTGCTGGCCATCCCATTTGCTATCACTATTAG TATTGGCTTCTGTGCCAACTTCCACGGCTGCCTGTTCATCGCCTGCTTCGTCCTGGTGCTCACCCAGAGCTCTATCTTCAGCCTGCTTGCTATCGCTGTGGACCGTTACATTGCTATCAAGAACCCACTCAG GTACAACAGCCTGGTGACAGGGCAGAGGGCAAAGGGCATCATTGCACTGTGCTGGCTGCTCTCAGTGAGCATCGGCCTAACACCGATGCTGGGCTGGAACAAAG GTTTGAACTCCACCACtaccaacagcagcaacaagagGAGCTGTCCTGAGGGCATGATAGAGTGCCTGTTTGAAAGAGTGGTTGGTCTGGATTACATGATCTATTTCAATTTCTTTGGCTGTGTGCTGGTGCCCCTGATGGTCATGCTGGTCATCTACGCCCACATCTTCATGGCAGCACGGCGCCAACTCCGATTGATGAGGCTCAAAGTTGCGCACACGCCCGCTCCTCAAGACATAAACTCACGCTCGAGCACATCTCGTACGACCCTGCAGAAGGAAGTGCAGGCTGCAAAACCACTGGCCATCATCGTAGGTTTGTTTGCTCTTTGTTGGCTTCCTGTGCACCTACTGAACTGTTTCAACTACCTGTGTCAAAACTGTGAACGCCCACATATCTGGGTGATGAATATTGCTATCATCCTCTCTCACGCTAACTCCGTTGTGAACCCCTTCATCTATGCCTACCGCATTCGGGAGTTCAGACAGACCTTTCGGAGAATCCTGTATCAGCACATGTTAGGGCAGAGGGATGGACACGGGTTTAGGGTGGGGAATAATGTTGGCAGAGATGTTGCATGCGGTAGTATCACGCGGAGCTCTTCTCGTACTAGTAAAGAAGGCTCATCATGTATCACAGTGGTGAATAGTTATGCCCTGGACCCAAGTCTTGATAGAACTCCTCCGAAAGCTACTTGTAAAGCCTCTAGCCATTGGGCATCAACGTTAGATGCTGCACCAAGCAGCTACATACCCAATGGAAATCAAATAAAGGGTAGCACCGTTTCAGCAACACAGCAGGAACCATGCATCACAGGATTTTCTGTGGGGGATGGAGTCGAGTCAATCACATATCTGGGGGGGACAACAGATGTTTTTGAGGTGAGAGAAAGTGGAAGCTGTATTTCTTTTGTGAATGTTCAGGCTCTCTCCCCAAAACCGACTGGCCTCACACACTGCACAGAACTTCCAGAAGTCTCAtga